The Altererythrobacter sp. ZODW24 genome window below encodes:
- a CDS encoding acyltransferase has product MSETKAKKNIWTRARDMAEKAPPERNRYVDFLRALSIMAVVIGHWLVAAPFVENGAVNGANLLELLPWTQWLTLGFQVMPIFFLVGGFSNGVSWSANRREDGTYAHWFTSRFRRLIYPVLPLFIIWTVIAAFGTAMGVERTIVALAAQLALIPVWFLSVYIMVTAVVPLTHAAWRRWGLGSFFALMAGAIAVDILTLQYGVPYLNFTNFAFVWLAVHQLGYAWSEGYFAKPSRAVLTGLAGLISLALLVRFGPYPVAMIGVPGNDLSNSMPPTLALLALGIAQTGIALALEPQARRMLDNLKIWTAVVLMNGMIMTIYLWHLTAFVLVLVAAYMLGGIGLEVIPGTAEWWLMRPVWFAIYIAVTLPLVMIFARYEQAGAGSAPSDKGDVPHWRLITGLLLACAGLASTAVLSIASPLGVTGVRLWIIALPLIGAALVRFGPVYDLAKRRAKPSGE; this is encoded by the coding sequence ATGAGCGAGACGAAGGCCAAGAAAAACATCTGGACCCGCGCGCGCGATATGGCGGAAAAGGCTCCGCCCGAGCGCAATCGCTATGTCGATTTTCTGCGCGCCCTGTCGATCATGGCGGTGGTGATCGGCCATTGGCTGGTTGCGGCTCCCTTTGTCGAAAACGGCGCGGTGAACGGCGCGAACTTGCTGGAGCTCCTGCCTTGGACGCAGTGGCTGACGCTTGGCTTTCAGGTGATGCCGATCTTCTTCCTCGTCGGCGGGTTTTCCAACGGTGTTTCGTGGTCCGCCAACCGGCGTGAGGATGGCACTTATGCCCATTGGTTCACCAGCCGCTTTCGCCGCTTGATCTATCCGGTGCTGCCGCTGTTTATCATCTGGACGGTGATTGCGGCGTTCGGAACGGCGATGGGTGTGGAGCGCACGATCGTGGCGCTGGCGGCGCAATTGGCGCTGATCCCGGTTTGGTTCTTGTCCGTTTACATCATGGTGACGGCGGTTGTTCCGCTGACCCATGCGGCGTGGAGGCGCTGGGGCCTTGGTTCCTTTTTCGCACTGATGGCCGGAGCCATTGCGGTCGACATTCTGACGCTGCAATATGGCGTGCCTTATCTCAATTTCACCAACTTCGCCTTCGTCTGGCTGGCTGTCCATCAGCTCGGCTACGCGTGGAGCGAAGGTTATTTTGCAAAGCCAAGCCGCGCGGTGCTGACGGGGCTCGCAGGCCTCATATCGCTCGCGCTGCTGGTCCGCTTCGGCCCCTATCCGGTCGCGATGATCGGCGTGCCGGGTAATGATCTGAGCAATTCGATGCCGCCCACTTTGGCGTTGCTGGCGCTAGGCATCGCGCAGACGGGCATAGCTTTGGCGCTGGAGCCGCAAGCGCGGCGGATGCTCGATAACCTCAAGATATGGACCGCCGTGGTGCTGATGAACGGGATGATCATGACGATCTATCTGTGGCACCTCACCGCCTTCGTGCTGGTGCTCGTCGCGGCCTATATGCTGGGCGGGATCGGGCTGGAAGTGATACCGGGAACTGCCGAATGGTGGCTGATGCGCCCCGTGTGGTTCGCCATCTATATCGCCGTCACTTTGCCGTTGGTGATGATCTTCGCGCGCTACGAACAAGCAGGCGCAGGCTCAGCCCCGTCAGACAAAGGTGACGTCCCGCATTGGCGACTGATCACCGGATTGCTGCTGGCCTGCGCGGGCCTCGCCAGCACCGCCGTGCTCAGCATTGCGAGCCCGCTAGGCGTAACTGGAGTAAGACTCTGGATCATCGCGCTGCCGCTGATCGGCGCAGCGCTTGTGCGTTTCGGCCCCGTCTATGATCTGGCGAAGCGGCGAGCAAAGCCTTCTGGAGAGTAG
- the purU gene encoding formyltetrahydrofolate deformylase translates to MSDALVLTLSCTDRPGITARVTTFLFERGGNVLEAQQFNDIDDGQFFMRVEFDPGETSREDIRAGLAPLAAEYNMDWKLALRDRPRRVMLMVSKFDHCLADLLYRWRIGELPMEPVAIVSNHPRAAISHTDVGDIPFHHLPVTRETKPEQEAQIRAIAEEAGAELVVLARYMQILSDEQTAHFSGRCINIHHSFLPGFKGAKPYHQAHARGVKMIGATAHYVTADLDEGPIIHQDVEAISHADRPEELVRKGRDIESRVLAEAVRLHLEERVLMNGPRTVVFRG, encoded by the coding sequence ATGTCTGACGCGCTCGTCCTCACCCTCAGCTGCACTGACCGGCCCGGTATCACCGCGCGGGTCACGACCTTTCTATTTGAGCGCGGGGGGAATGTGCTGGAGGCGCAGCAGTTTAATGACATAGATGACGGCCAGTTCTTCATGCGGGTCGAGTTTGATCCGGGAGAGACCAGCCGCGAGGATATTCGCGCAGGCCTTGCGCCGCTCGCCGCCGAATATAACATGGACTGGAAACTGGCCCTGCGTGACCGGCCGCGCCGCGTGATGCTGATGGTCAGCAAGTTCGATCACTGCCTTGCAGACTTGCTGTATCGCTGGCGGATTGGCGAATTGCCGATGGAACCGGTGGCGATTGTCTCCAACCATCCTAGGGCAGCGATCAGTCATACTGATGTGGGCGATATTCCATTTCATCATCTGCCGGTGACACGCGAGACGAAGCCCGAGCAGGAAGCGCAAATTCGCGCCATCGCTGAGGAGGCTGGTGCCGAGCTGGTGGTGCTGGCGCGCTATATGCAGATATTGTCGGACGAGCAGACCGCGCATTTCTCTGGCCGCTGCATCAATATCCACCACAGCTTCCTGCCCGGTTTCAAGGGCGCAAAACCCTATCACCAGGCGCACGCACGCGGCGTCAAAATGATCGGTGCGACGGCGCATTATGTCACTGCCGACCTCGATGAAGGGCCGATTATCCATCAGGATGTCGAGGCGATCAGCCATGCCGACCGCCCAGAAGAACTGGTCCGCAAAGGCCGCGACATCGAAAGCCGCGTTCTGGCCGAGGCAGTCCGCCTGCATCTGGAAGAGCGCGTGCTGATGAACGGCCCGCGCACGGTGGTGTTCAGGGGGTAG
- a CDS encoding nitronate monooxygenase, giving the protein MTAFTKTSQLMQRGTDFLGSEHAILCGAMSWVSERGLVSAISNAGGFGVIACGAMTPDLLDTEIAETKKLTSKPFGVNLITMHPQIFDLIEVCAKHGVTHVVLAGGIPPKGSVEAIKAFGAKVIVFAPTLALAKKLLRSGGDALVIEGMEAGGHIGPVSTSVLAQEFLPALAEDHLVFVAGGIGRGEAIAGYLEMGAVGVQLGTRFACATESIAHENFKKAFFRANARDAIASVQVDPRLPVIPVRALKNKGTEEFTAKQREVAAILDSEGIPMLEAQLQIEHYWAGALRKAVIDGDVENGSLMAGQSVGMVKEEEPVADIVASLMAESEAALSGR; this is encoded by the coding sequence ATGACCGCTTTCACCAAAACTAGCCAGCTGATGCAGCGCGGCACCGATTTCCTTGGCAGCGAACATGCCATTCTGTGCGGCGCGATGAGCTGGGTGAGCGAACGGGGCCTCGTGTCCGCGATCAGCAATGCAGGCGGCTTCGGCGTCATTGCCTGCGGAGCGATGACGCCAGATCTGCTCGACACTGAAATTGCCGAAACGAAAAAGCTGACTTCCAAACCCTTCGGCGTGAATTTGATCACCATGCATCCGCAAATTTTCGACCTGATCGAAGTTTGCGCGAAACATGGCGTTACTCACGTTGTGCTGGCCGGCGGCATTCCGCCCAAGGGTAGTGTCGAGGCGATCAAGGCGTTCGGCGCGAAAGTCATCGTGTTCGCCCCGACACTGGCGTTGGCTAAGAAGCTACTGCGCTCTGGCGGCGACGCTTTGGTAATCGAGGGCATGGAAGCCGGCGGCCATATCGGCCCCGTATCCACCAGCGTATTGGCGCAGGAATTCCTGCCCGCGTTGGCTGAGGATCATCTGGTATTCGTCGCCGGCGGTATCGGGCGCGGTGAGGCCATTGCAGGTTATCTTGAGATGGGCGCAGTCGGCGTCCAGCTCGGCACGCGCTTTGCCTGCGCGACCGAAAGCATCGCGCATGAGAATTTCAAGAAAGCCTTCTTCCGAGCCAATGCCCGCGATGCGATTGCATCGGTGCAAGTCGATCCGCGCTTGCCGGTAATTCCCGTGCGTGCGCTCAAGAACAAAGGCACCGAAGAGTTCACCGCCAAGCAGCGCGAAGTTGCCGCTATTCTCGACAGCGAAGGCATTCCGATGCTGGAGGCGCAACTGCAGATTGAGCACTATTGGGCCGGTGCCTTGCGCAAAGCGGTAATCGATGGCGATGTTGAGAACGGCTCGCTGATGGCCGGCCAAAGTGTCGGCATGGTCAAGGAAGAAGAGCCCGTGGCGGATATCGTCGCCAGCCTGATGGCCGAAAGCGAAGCGGCTCTGTCCGGGCGGTAA
- the katG gene encoding catalase/peroxidase HPI, which produces MAEADPQISGCPFNAAKGEQRKLTGRGNSDWWPDALQLDILTQNGVSPDPMGADFDYAEAFNTIDYTALKADLTALMTDSQPWWPADYGNYGPFFIRMAWHAAGTYRTADGRGGASSGQQRFAPLNSWPDNGNLDKARRLLWPIKQKYGKNISWADLFILTGNVAIESMGGPVFGFGGGRADVYAPETDVYWGTEEMWVDEGVETRIQPDKNWELEDPLGAIQMGLIYVNPEGPGGNPDPLQSGRDMRQTFERMAMNDEETVALTAGGHAFGKAHGAKPSDTFGSAPESEAMELMGFGWLNDQDEINKGHITTSGIEGSWSNTPTAWNGNYFRLLLDYDYELVHSPAGAQQWQPIDQKEEDMAPDARDPSKKVPTMMTTADMALKMDPEYRKISERFRNDQAALDDAFARAWFKLCHRDMGPKACYHGPEVPSEDLIWQDPIPAGSTPSDGDVSSFKSAILGSGLSTSELVKAAWASASTFRQSDKRGGANGARVRLAPQNGWAVNDPAELKKVLAKIDELRGNLSMADAIVLAGTAAVEKAAHDAGFKVSVPFTGGRGDASDEQTDAESFDPLEPQADGFRNYLKTKMSVKTEDMLVDRANLLGLSIPEMTVLVGGLRVLGANSGNSKHGVLTDTPGQLNNAFFVNLLDMGTAWKTVDESGDEEFVGSDRASGAQKWTATRTDLVFGSNSQLRAVSETYAENGNEQMFVDHFIAAWTKVMNADRFDLK; this is translated from the coding sequence ATGGCTGAAGCAGATCCCCAAATTTCAGGTTGCCCCTTCAACGCAGCGAAAGGCGAACAGCGCAAGCTGACCGGCCGCGGAAACAGCGATTGGTGGCCCGATGCACTGCAACTCGATATCCTGACGCAGAACGGCGTATCACCTGATCCGATGGGCGCGGATTTCGATTATGCCGAAGCATTCAACACCATCGATTATACCGCGCTGAAGGCTGACCTGACGGCGCTGATGACCGACAGTCAGCCGTGGTGGCCGGCCGATTACGGCAATTACGGACCATTCTTCATTCGCATGGCGTGGCACGCGGCAGGCACGTATCGCACGGCTGATGGCCGCGGCGGAGCATCCAGCGGGCAACAACGCTTCGCCCCGCTCAACAGCTGGCCGGACAATGGCAATCTCGACAAGGCGCGCCGCCTGCTTTGGCCGATCAAGCAAAAATACGGCAAGAACATCAGCTGGGCTGACCTGTTCATCCTGACCGGCAATGTCGCCATTGAAAGCATGGGCGGCCCGGTCTTCGGCTTCGGCGGCGGACGTGCGGATGTCTATGCGCCAGAAACCGATGTCTATTGGGGCACAGAGGAAATGTGGGTCGATGAAGGCGTCGAAACCCGCATTCAGCCTGACAAGAATTGGGAGCTCGAGGATCCGCTCGGCGCGATCCAGATGGGCCTCATCTACGTCAATCCAGAAGGTCCGGGCGGCAATCCCGATCCGCTGCAATCGGGGCGCGATATGCGCCAGACATTCGAGCGCATGGCGATGAATGACGAGGAAACCGTCGCGCTGACCGCTGGCGGCCACGCATTCGGCAAGGCGCATGGCGCAAAGCCATCCGACACATTCGGCAGCGCGCCTGAATCCGAAGCGATGGAGCTGATGGGCTTTGGCTGGCTCAACGATCAGGATGAGATCAACAAAGGCCATATCACCACTTCAGGCATCGAAGGCTCATGGTCGAACACACCGACAGCATGGAATGGCAACTACTTCCGCCTGCTGCTCGATTATGATTACGAGCTGGTTCACTCGCCAGCGGGCGCGCAGCAGTGGCAGCCGATCGACCAGAAGGAAGAAGACATGGCGCCCGACGCGCGTGACCCTTCCAAGAAGGTGCCGACCATGATGACGACCGCCGATATGGCGCTGAAGATGGACCCGGAATATCGCAAGATTTCCGAACGCTTCCGCAACGATCAGGCGGCGCTTGACGATGCGTTTGCAAGGGCATGGTTCAAACTATGCCACCGCGATATGGGACCGAAAGCCTGCTATCATGGCCCAGAAGTCCCAAGCGAAGATCTGATCTGGCAGGATCCAATTCCAGCCGGAAGCACGCCATCGGATGGCGACGTGTCATCATTCAAGTCCGCCATTCTAGGCAGCGGCCTCAGCACCTCCGAACTGGTGAAAGCGGCTTGGGCTTCAGCCTCTACGTTCCGCCAGTCGGACAAGCGCGGCGGCGCCAATGGTGCCCGCGTTCGCCTTGCTCCGCAGAATGGCTGGGCCGTCAATGATCCGGCTGAATTGAAGAAGGTTCTCGCCAAGATCGACGAGCTACGCGGCAATCTGTCGATGGCCGATGCCATTGTGCTGGCGGGTACGGCCGCGGTCGAGAAGGCAGCTCATGACGCTGGCTTCAAGGTAAGTGTTCCCTTCACCGGCGGACGCGGCGATGCGAGCGACGAGCAGACCGATGCCGAAAGCTTCGATCCGCTAGAGCCGCAAGCTGACGGCTTCCGCAACTATCTGAAAACCAAGATGAGCGTGAAAACCGAGGATATGCTGGTGGACCGGGCAAACCTGCTTGGCCTGTCGATCCCCGAGATGACCGTTCTGGTCGGAGGCCTGCGCGTATTGGGTGCCAATAGCGGCAATTCCAAGCACGGCGTGCTCACCGATACTCCGGGCCAGCTCAACAATGCGTTCTTCGTCAACCTGCTCGATATGGGCACGGCGTGGAAGACCGTGGACGAGAGCGGCGACGAGGAATTCGTCGGCAGTGACCGGGCAAGCGGAGCCCAGAAGTGGACTGCCACCCGCACCGATCTGGTGTTTGGCTCCAATTCACAGCTGCGCGCCGTTTCGGAAACCTATGCCGAAAATGGTAACGAGCAAATGTTCGTCGATCACTTCATCGCGGCATGGACCAAGGTGATGAACGCGGACCGCTTCGATCTGAAGTAG
- the purT gene encoding formate-dependent phosphoribosylglycinamide formyltransferase → MAFTAKILLLGSGELGREFAISAKRLGAYVVACDAYAGAPAMQVSDVSEVFSMLDGEKLRAAIEKHQPDFVVPEVEAIRTEVLAEVEASGVNVVPSARATQLTMNRDAIRDVAAQELGLTTSRYKYAESLGEVLAGAEFTGLPCVIKPVMSSSGKGQSTVRTAEELETAWNYAVDNMRGDRARVIVEQFVDFDYEITLLTIRHKDGVSFCPPIGHRQERGDYQESWQPAAMSDAAIAAAQEMARKVVDDLAGNGAGYGLFGVEFFVKDDEVIFSELSPRPHDTGMVTLCSQNLTEFDLHARAIMGLPIPARLLARPSASAVILADRDSETLSYDGLAEALATEGGTVDVRIFGKPTSRPYRRMGVALAVAGNTDDARRIAAEAAGKVQISYT, encoded by the coding sequence TTGGCTTTCACCGCCAAAATTCTCCTACTCGGCTCAGGCGAATTGGGCCGTGAGTTTGCGATTTCTGCGAAGCGGCTCGGCGCCTATGTGGTTGCGTGCGATGCCTATGCAGGCGCTCCAGCGATGCAGGTTTCGGACGTAAGCGAAGTCTTTTCTATGCTCGACGGCGAGAAGCTGCGGGCTGCGATAGAGAAGCATCAGCCGGACTTTGTTGTGCCGGAGGTTGAGGCGATCCGCACAGAGGTGCTCGCAGAAGTGGAAGCATCTGGCGTCAACGTGGTGCCATCCGCGCGCGCAACCCAGCTGACCATGAACCGCGATGCCATCCGCGATGTCGCGGCGCAGGAACTGGGGCTGACCACCTCGCGCTACAAATATGCCGAGAGCTTGGGCGAGGTGCTTGCGGGCGCTGAATTCACTGGTCTGCCATGTGTGATTAAACCGGTTATGTCGTCGTCCGGCAAGGGGCAGAGCACTGTTCGCACAGCGGAAGAGCTCGAGACTGCGTGGAACTATGCGGTCGACAATATGCGCGGCGACAGGGCCCGCGTAATCGTCGAGCAATTCGTCGACTTTGATTACGAGATCACACTGCTGACCATCCGCCACAAAGACGGCGTCAGTTTTTGCCCGCCCATCGGCCACCGGCAGGAACGCGGTGATTATCAGGAAAGTTGGCAGCCCGCGGCCATGTCCGATGCAGCGATTGCCGCCGCGCAGGAGATGGCGCGAAAGGTCGTCGATGATCTGGCTGGAAATGGCGCGGGTTACGGATTGTTTGGCGTCGAGTTCTTCGTGAAGGATGATGAGGTCATCTTCTCAGAACTATCGCCGCGCCCGCATGACACGGGTATGGTCACGCTCTGCTCGCAGAACCTGACCGAGTTTGACTTGCATGCCCGCGCGATCATGGGCCTGCCGATCCCCGCTAGGCTCCTTGCCCGGCCTTCTGCTTCGGCAGTGATCCTAGCGGACCGTGATAGCGAAACACTGTCCTATGACGGTCTAGCCGAAGCATTGGCGACCGAGGGCGGCACAGTCGACGTCCGCATATTCGGCAAACCAACCTCGCGGCCTTACCGCCGCATGGGCGTGGCTTTGGCAGTGGCTGGCAATACCGATGATGCGCGGCGGATCGCTGCCGAAGCTGCCGGTAAGGTCCAGATCAGCTACACATAG
- a CDS encoding aspartate kinase, with amino-acid sequence MKFGGTSMAGTERIRRVANIVRRQAAGQNGERNQVAVVVSAMAGETDRLVNFCREANPMFDPAEYDVVVSSGEQVTSGLLALTLQALGEKARSWLGWQVPVRTIEAHSKARVQTVDAAAMIESMESGEIAIIPGFQGVSENGRISTMGRGGSDTSAVAIAAAIGADRCDIYTDVDGVYTTDPRIVAKARKLKAVTYEEMLELASVGAKVLQTRSVGLAMKEGVRVQVLSSFLGDDSPPADDLPGTMIVSEEEMDRILEEGEMERQHVTGIAHDKNEAKIILTRVPDKPGAVAHIFEPLAAASINVDMIIQNVGRDKGETDVTFTIPQTDLPRAQALLEEHKGAIGFGRIITDDHIAKISVVGVGMKSHAGVASTMFRSLSDRGINIQAISTSEIKVSVMIDEDETELAVRVLHTAYGLDAEDAA; translated from the coding sequence ATGAAATTTGGCGGCACGTCGATGGCCGGGACAGAGCGCATTCGCCGCGTGGCGAATATTGTGCGCCGTCAGGCCGCTGGCCAAAACGGGGAGCGCAATCAGGTTGCCGTGGTCGTATCCGCGATGGCGGGCGAGACTGACCGGCTGGTAAACTTCTGCCGCGAGGCGAACCCAATGTTCGATCCGGCGGAATATGACGTTGTCGTATCGAGCGGCGAACAGGTCACATCCGGCCTGCTGGCGCTGACATTGCAGGCGCTGGGCGAAAAGGCGCGCAGCTGGCTCGGCTGGCAAGTGCCTGTCCGCACGATTGAGGCGCATTCCAAGGCGCGGGTGCAGACCGTCGATGCCGCTGCCATGATCGAAAGCATGGAAAGCGGCGAGATTGCGATCATCCCGGGCTTTCAAGGCGTGTCGGAGAATGGCCGCATTTCCACGATGGGGCGCGGCGGATCGGATACGTCGGCTGTCGCTATCGCCGCCGCCATCGGCGCGGATCGCTGCGATATTTATACCGATGTCGACGGGGTTTACACCACCGATCCGCGCATCGTGGCCAAGGCGCGCAAGCTGAAAGCCGTGACTTACGAGGAAATGCTGGAGCTTGCCTCGGTCGGCGCGAAGGTGCTGCAAACCCGCTCGGTCGGGCTGGCGATGAAAGAGGGCGTGCGGGTGCAGGTCCTTTCCAGCTTCTTGGGTGACGACAGCCCGCCCGCAGATGATTTACCCGGTACAATGATTGTCTCCGAAGAGGAGATGGATCGCATTTTGGAGGAAGGCGAAATGGAACGCCAGCACGTGACGGGCATCGCCCATGACAAGAACGAGGCGAAGATCATCCTCACCCGCGTCCCTGATAAGCCGGGCGCGGTGGCGCATATCTTCGAACCGCTCGCCGCCGCCAGCATCAACGTGGATATGATCATCCAGAACGTTGGCCGCGACAAAGGCGAGACTGACGTGACCTTCACAATCCCGCAGACCGACCTGCCGCGCGCGCAGGCTCTACTGGAAGAGCATAAGGGCGCCATCGGGTTTGGCCGGATCATCACGGACGATCACATTGCGAAGATCAGTGTCGTGGGCGTGGGCATGAAGAGCCATGCGGGTGTCGCGAGCACGATGTTCCGTTCGCTTTCAGATCGCGGAATCAACATTCAGGCGATTTCAACTTCCGAGATCAAAGTCAGTGTGATGATCGACGAGGATGAGACCGAGCTGGCTGTGCGCGTGTTGCACACGGCTTACGGGTTGGACGCCGAGGATGCGGCTTAG